The following are from one region of the Dreissena polymorpha isolate Duluth1 chromosome 2, UMN_Dpol_1.0, whole genome shotgun sequence genome:
- the LOC127869679 gene encoding uncharacterized protein LOC127869679 encodes MAVLWDNYFGCIAAMTTFIAVNVYSDGLSPPHFSCSSRPDGLCPSCDGRPDCFDLSDEISCDNWPRTVLVGRASDKCDAVRLECSREFLVPPPIPPFPICDKKDTSTPQRTTSDHIATKSTPIATYGTTNYDSHSWITSRQTFPPTFTRRPTFPPTFTSRPTFPPTRWISQTSIFATPQQWNELFLWWMLDLIK; translated from the exons ATGGCAGTATTATGGGATAATTATTTTGGCTGTATTGCCGCTATGACAACTTTCATTGCGGTGAACGTTTATTCAG ATGGGCTGTCACCACCCCACTTCTCATGCAGCTCCCGACCGGATGGCCTGTGTCCTAGCTGCGACGGCCGGCCGGACTGCTTCGATCTCTCAGACGAGATCTCATGTGACAACTGGCCCCGAACTGTGTTAGTTGGCAGGGCATCGGACAAGT GCGATGCGGTCCGTTTGGAGTGTTCAAGAGAATTCCTCGTGCCGCCACCTATCCCGCCCTTTCCGATTTGCGACAAAAAAGACACATCTACCCCCCAAAGAACTACTTCTGACCACATTGCCACCAAAAGTACACCGATTGCCACATATGGAACAACAAACTACGATAGTCACTCGTGGATAACGAGTCGACAGACGTTTCCACCCACTTTTACGAGGCGACCGACGTTTCCACCCACTTTTACGAGTCGACCGACGTTTCCACCCACCAGGTGGATTTCACAAACTAGTATATTTGCAACACCGCAACAATGGAACGAATTATTTTTATGGTGGATGcttgatttaataaaataa